The genomic window GGGCGATCAGGAACACCAGGAACCCGGAGAGCAAGTCGTACCGGATGTACCTGGTCAGATTGCCGAGCGTGCCGTGAGGAATCTCCTCAGTCACAGGCGAGCGCGGCGCGGAATTAGCCTCGGTCATAGTCAGGGCTTCTCAGAAAGAGGTTCAGGCAAGTGGCGGCGAGGCAGGGAAACGTGTGTGAGTTGACCAATTCCGCCAAGTCGGCCGATGTGCGTCACTCGCACATCCACATTTCATCGGTCAAGGCTAAACTCGATACGCAGCCGCGTCCAAGGGCGGTCGGATTAAAAGAACTTAATCTAGCCCTGTCGTGGCCTCATCACGGGGCCTCTGCTACCCTTACAGCAGTGCATCGAAAGCCGGTTGCCTGCGAAACGAAAGTGCGTGGAATGGTTGCGATGAACATTCTCGTCGTGGAAGATGAAAAAGTGCTCGGGAAGGCGTTGTTGCGCGGCTTGCAAGAATCCGGGCACGAATGCGTGTGGTCGCAAAACGGCGCGGAAGGATTGCAACTTGCGCGACAAGGTTCGTTCGACGCGATTGTGCTCGACTTGATGTTGCCCGATGAACACGGACTGAACATCCTGGCCGCGTTGCGCGACACAGGCGACGCCACTCCGGTGTTGATTTTGACGGCGCTCGGCTCAGTAGATGATCGCGTCTGCGGGCTCGATAGCGGCGCCGACGACTATCTCACCAAGCCCTTCGCGTTTCCGGAATTGCTGGCGCGGTTGAACGCGCTCTCGCGCCGCGCCGTGACGCGCCCGGCCCTGGCTTTTTCGATCGGCCCGTTGCAACTCGATCTGACGACCCGGCGCGTGACCCGTGAGGGAAACGAACTGGAACTTTCGCCGACGGAATTCAGCATCCTCGGCTTTCTGATGCGACATGGCGGCCAGGTCGTCACACGGAAGATGCTCAATGAGCACCTCTGGGGCGAGGACTGGGGCGGCATGACCAACGTGATCGACGTGCACATCAACCACCTGCGACGTAAAATCGATCGCGGGTATGATGCGCCGTTGATTCACACGGTCCGGGGCCGCGGCTATGTTCTTCGAGAAATTTAATCAGGCGCGTCGCACGCTCCGCTTCCGCCTGATGGCGTGGAACGCCTTCGTGATCGTGCTCACGGCTTCCGTGACGCTCCTGGGGCTCCGGGCCGGCGTGCGGTTAGCGATCGTGAACGAGATCGACGGCGTGCTGATCGAAGACGTGCGCGAAATTGAGTTCGCGTTGGACGACGCGGGCGCCACGGCCGAGGGAATCCGGGCCGCCGCGACTAGCGGCGCTACTGGCCAGGTTGCAGCGTTGCTCGCCACGCTGGAACGTAAGGATCGAGGGCATGAACAGCATGGCTGGTTCGCACAGCTCTTCGACGGGGAAGGCAACTTGGTTTGGGCGAGTGAACATGCGCCGACCGAGGTATCCGCGCTACTAAGAACGCGCGATATGACGCCGACGAACGTGAGTGACTTCCGCGTAGTCCAAAATCGCCGCAAGTCGAACGAAAACTCGCTGTTGCTGGTGCAAGTAGGCTCCCTCTCAACTTTCGTTGCGCGCGACATGGCCCGCATTGATCGTCTCGTCGCCATCTGCGTCGGCTTCGTGCTCGTGCTCGGCCCCGCGATCGGCTATTGGCTCGCCGGGCGCGCAATCGATCCGCTTGCGGAGATCATTCACACGACGGCGCGGCTGCGCCCGACGAAACTCGATGAACGGTTGGTGGAGCACCGCACGGGCGATGAATTGGATCAACTCGCGCGCACGATTAACGGCTTCTTAAACCGCATCGCCGCGTACTTGGAAAAACGGCGCGATTTCCTCGCCAACGCCGCGCACGAGTTGCGCACGCCGTTGGCGGCGATTCGCAGCACGGCCGAGGTTTCTTTAGGCGCGGAGCGCAGCGTCGAGGAGTATCAGGAACTGCTCGTCGAGGTCATCGACGAATGTTCGCTGTTGGAAAGCCTGGTCAATCAGCTCTTGTTGTTGGCGGAGACCGAAAGCGATCGGCTGCGGATTCATGGCGAACGCGTCGATCTGAGTTCGGTCGCGGCGAAGGCCGTCGGCATGTTTCAGGCTGTGGCGGAAACGAAGGATATCGTTTTCTCCGCCAAGCTGGAGCCGGAACTGACCGTGGAAGGCAACTCGCATCACTTGCGGCAGGTGGTGAACAATCTGATCGACAATGCGCTCAAATTCACGCCCGCCGGCGGGCAAGTGACGGTGCGGCTGCGTGCGGAACACGAGCATGTGATATTCGCGGTGCGCGACAGCGGCCCGGGCATTCCGGAAGCCGACCTGCCGCAGATTTTCGAGCGATTCTTTCGCGGCGATCGCTCGCATTCGCACGAAGGCGAACGGCGGGGCACGGGACTCGGACTTTCGATCTGCCAGGCCGTCGTGCAAGCGCACGGTGGCGACATTGCCGTGGAAACGCAGGCGGGCCGCGGCGCCACGTTCATTGTGCGCATTCCGCTGGCGCCGGTGCTGGTCGATCGTGGCGAAGCGGCCGTCAACGACGGCAACGCGGCCCTTGCGAGCAAACCGACTGATACCGCGTGATGCCCGAACCGCCGGACAGCCGCAGAATCATCGGCGAGCCGCAGCGCGG from Planctomycetia bacterium includes these protein-coding regions:
- a CDS encoding response regulator transcription factor; translation: MNILVVEDEKVLGKALLRGLQESGHECVWSQNGAEGLQLARQGSFDAIVLDLMLPDEHGLNILAALRDTGDATPVLILTALGSVDDRVCGLDSGADDYLTKPFAFPELLARLNALSRRAVTRPALAFSIGPLQLDLTTRRVTREGNELELSPTEFSILGFLMRHGGQVVTRKMLNEHLWGEDWGGMTNVIDVHINHLRRKIDRGYDAPLIHTVRGRGYVLREI
- a CDS encoding ATP-binding protein → MFFEKFNQARRTLRFRLMAWNAFVIVLTASVTLLGLRAGVRLAIVNEIDGVLIEDVREIEFALDDAGATAEGIRAAATSGATGQVAALLATLERKDRGHEQHGWFAQLFDGEGNLVWASEHAPTEVSALLRTRDMTPTNVSDFRVVQNRRKSNENSLLLVQVGSLSTFVARDMARIDRLVAICVGFVLVLGPAIGYWLAGRAIDPLAEIIHTTARLRPTKLDERLVEHRTGDELDQLARTINGFLNRIAAYLEKRRDFLANAAHELRTPLAAIRSTAEVSLGAERSVEEYQELLVEVIDECSLLESLVNQLLLLAETESDRLRIHGERVDLSSVAAKAVGMFQAVAETKDIVFSAKLEPELTVEGNSHHLRQVVNNLIDNALKFTPAGGQVTVRLRAEHEHVIFAVRDSGPGIPEADLPQIFERFFRGDRSHSHEGERRGTGLGLSICQAVVQAHGGDIAVETQAGRGATFIVRIPLAPVLVDRGEAAVNDGNAALASKPTDTA